In Iodobacter fluviatilis, one DNA window encodes the following:
- the motA gene encoding flagellar motor stator protein MotA: MFVIIGYVFMCVCILGAYAVHGGHLGTFWQPSELVIIFGGAIGGMIAAQGAKGMKQTVAALPLMFKSTPYNKPFFMDLFAMMFEILSKVRKEGLMSIETDIEDPHSSPIISKYASVAHDHHLTEFLCDYLRLMVGGNLNSMEIENLMDVELEAHHADAHVAVDAITKLADGLPAFGIVAAVMGVVHVMGSLHLPPPALGELIGAALVGTFMGIWLAYGFVGPLATVLEKQGAATSIAFQAVKVTLLASLNGYAPQVAVEFGRKALSGSDRPSFKELEDHVKSAKGK; the protein is encoded by the coding sequence ATGTTCGTCATTATTGGCTATGTTTTTATGTGCGTTTGTATTCTGGGCGCTTACGCTGTACACGGCGGGCATTTAGGCACGTTCTGGCAGCCATCTGAACTCGTTATTATTTTCGGTGGTGCAATTGGTGGGATGATCGCAGCCCAAGGCGCGAAAGGGATGAAGCAAACGGTTGCGGCTCTTCCTCTTATGTTTAAAAGCACCCCCTATAACAAACCTTTTTTCATGGATTTATTTGCCATGATGTTTGAAATTCTTTCCAAAGTACGGAAAGAAGGTTTGATGTCGATTGAAACAGATATTGAAGACCCGCATTCCAGCCCTATTATTTCCAAATATGCTTCCGTTGCTCATGATCATCATTTAACTGAATTCCTTTGTGATTACCTGCGCCTGATGGTCGGGGGTAATTTAAATTCAATGGAAATTGAAAATCTGATGGATGTGGAATTAGAAGCGCACCATGCTGATGCTCACGTTGCGGTCGATGCGATTACCAAGCTGGCCGATGGTCTGCCCGCATTTGGTATTGTGGCGGCGGTGATGGGCGTGGTTCACGTGATGGGCTCATTGCATCTGCCGCCACCCGCATTGGGTGAGCTGATTGGTGCGGCGCTGGTGGGTACCTTTATGGGGATTTGGCTGGCTTATGGTTTTGTGGGGCCATTGGCAACGGTGCTGGAGAAGCAGGGCGCGGCAACCAGCATTGCGTTTCAGGCGGTGAAGGTCACTTTACTGGCCAGCCTGAATGGCTACGCACCGCAGGTTGCTGTTGAATTTGGCCGCAAAGCATTAAGTGGCAGTGATCGCCCAAGCTTTAAAGAATTAGAAGATCATGTGAAGAGTGCTAAGGGTAAGTAA
- a CDS encoding class I SAM-dependent methyltransferase yields the protein MTQALRFVLTQFCAMAIAALVVGLMAWPAIIWASLTAGLSFSAALRWHDGQWWRYIHLVFPFAVLLALLSPVDPRWYLAALLVSWMVFGGVLRNRVPLYLSNTQALEQLAKQVPAGARLLDLGAGTGTVLAWFVRYRPDVQADGIEFSWLPWLFGRLRLARSNAGWHHGDAFAADLAAYDVVYAYLSPEPMSLLWEKAQKEMRPGSLLISNSFDIPNAPPARICDIGDWKGSRLLVWKI from the coding sequence ATGACGCAAGCCCTGCGCTTCGTGCTTACTCAGTTTTGCGCCATGGCTATTGCGGCGCTTGTTGTGGGTCTGATGGCATGGCCTGCAATCATCTGGGCCTCGCTTACTGCAGGCCTTTCTTTTTCAGCGGCTTTACGTTGGCATGATGGCCAGTGGTGGCGATATATCCACTTGGTTTTTCCATTTGCTGTTTTGCTGGCGCTCCTGAGTCCCGTTGATCCCCGCTGGTATCTGGCGGCGCTGCTGGTCAGCTGGATGGTGTTTGGCGGCGTCTTACGAAACAGAGTGCCTTTGTATTTAAGTAACACTCAGGCTTTGGAACAGCTGGCAAAGCAAGTGCCTGCAGGGGCGCGTTTACTGGATTTGGGTGCAGGCACGGGCACGGTGCTGGCTTGGTTTGTCCGTTATCGGCCAGATGTGCAGGCTGATGGTATCGAGTTTTCTTGGCTCCCCTGGTTGTTTGGCCGCTTACGCTTAGCCCGGAGTAATGCGGGCTGGCATCACGGCGATGCATTCGCCGCTGATCTGGCTGCTTATGATGTGGTTTATGCTTATTTATCACCCGAGCCAATGAGCTTGCTCTGGGAAAAAGCGCAAAAAGAAATGCGCCCCGGCAGCTTATTAATTAGTAATAGCTTTGATATTCCCAATGCGCCTCCAGCCCGCATCTGTGATATTGGAGACTGGAAAGGCAGCAGACTTTTAGTATGGAAAATCTAG
- a CDS encoding OmpH family outer membrane protein, whose amino-acid sequence MLKWPRAVLLAMGVVLTSSAFAADMRIGFVDTERILREASPAVRAAKKIEREFDVRKADLQKISAQGKALQQLLDKGTLAETDRRIKERELVKMNQDFQRMQREFNEDMNVRRNEELSGLQERVNTAIAQIATSEKYDLILQEVAWRSPRIDITDKVLKLLMDK is encoded by the coding sequence ATGTTGAAATGGCCACGTGCTGTATTACTGGCAATGGGTGTTGTACTGACTTCCAGTGCATTTGCGGCAGATATGCGGATTGGTTTTGTGGATACCGAGCGAATCTTGCGTGAGGCATCCCCGGCAGTGAGGGCGGCCAAAAAGATAGAGCGTGAATTTGATGTCCGTAAAGCCGATTTGCAAAAGATTTCGGCCCAGGGTAAGGCGCTGCAGCAGCTGCTGGATAAGGGGACACTTGCAGAAACGGATCGCAGAATTAAAGAGCGTGAGCTCGTTAAAATGAATCAGGATTTTCAGCGTATGCAGCGTGAATTCAATGAAGATATGAATGTGCGCCGCAATGAGGAATTATCCGGTTTGCAGGAGCGGGTAAATACCGCTATCGCGCAAATAGCGACCAGCGAAAAATACGATTTAATTTTGCAGGAAGTTGCATGGCGCAGCCCCCGCATTGATATTACAGACAAAGTATTAAAGCTTTTAATGGATAAATAA
- the rseP gene encoding RIP metalloprotease RseP, producing MLTSLLAFIVAIGLLVSIHEYGHYYVAKRCGVKVLVFSIGFGKPLWQWRWGETLWQIGAIPLGGYVSMLDEREGEPIAAADLPRAFNRRPPLAKMAIVTAGPLANFLLAILLYWGLSLSGVESLRPVVSFVSAGSAAEKAGLRQGDEVLSVSGMPVSSWDELQFGLLEQSGGAVTVPLQLRSNTGSERSVMLDLSHLTRDEIDQQLLSRLGLSPVPLSLRIAQLAPQSAAAKAGVKVGDQLIMINGSPLHGWRDVQAIVASSAAQPLLISWKHNGQVIERTVIPDSVVENGQKTGKLGLAPEVDAIAWQQQRFTRDFGPLEGLQYALNKTWQGSRLTLVMFGKMLTGQVSIKQVSGPITIATFAGESARMGLNAFLEYLCVISISLGVLNLLPLPVLDGGHLMYHTVEFLTGRRLPLGAEALGQRIGIVLLLGLMSLALYNDIHRLFPG from the coding sequence ATGTTGACGTCACTTCTGGCGTTTATTGTTGCCATTGGCCTGCTTGTTTCGATTCACGAGTACGGGCATTACTACGTGGCAAAGCGCTGCGGGGTAAAGGTGCTGGTTTTCTCTATTGGTTTTGGTAAACCGCTCTGGCAGTGGCGCTGGGGTGAAACCCTGTGGCAAATTGGTGCGATTCCGCTTGGCGGCTATGTCAGTATGCTGGATGAGCGTGAAGGCGAGCCAATTGCGGCTGCTGATTTGCCGCGTGCTTTTAATCGCCGTCCCCCTCTGGCCAAAATGGCTATTGTTACAGCAGGGCCGCTGGCTAATTTTCTACTCGCAATTTTGCTGTACTGGGGCTTGTCATTATCGGGTGTTGAGTCGCTGAGGCCGGTTGTTTCATTTGTCAGTGCAGGCTCTGCGGCAGAAAAAGCGGGGCTTCGTCAGGGGGATGAAGTGCTTTCTGTGTCCGGAATGCCGGTTTCTAGTTGGGATGAGCTGCAGTTTGGTCTGCTAGAGCAGAGTGGTGGCGCGGTAACAGTACCCTTGCAGCTTCGGTCAAATACTGGTTCAGAGCGCTCTGTTATGCTGGATCTCAGTCATCTCACCCGGGATGAAATCGATCAGCAGCTTCTTTCTCGCCTTGGGTTGTCTCCTGTGCCCCTCAGCTTACGTATCGCTCAGTTAGCACCTCAAAGTGCTGCGGCAAAGGCCGGAGTCAAAGTGGGCGATCAGTTAATAATGATCAATGGCAGCCCATTACATGGCTGGCGTGATGTGCAAGCCATCGTGGCGTCATCTGCTGCTCAGCCTTTGCTTATAAGCTGGAAGCACAATGGGCAAGTCATTGAACGCACAGTTATTCCTGACTCCGTTGTAGAAAACGGGCAGAAAACCGGCAAGCTTGGACTGGCCCCTGAAGTGGATGCAATTGCCTGGCAGCAGCAACGATTTACCCGTGATTTTGGCCCGCTTGAGGGCTTGCAATATGCACTGAATAAAACCTGGCAGGGCAGTCGGCTGACTCTGGTGATGTTTGGGAAAATGCTTACAGGGCAGGTGTCAATCAAGCAGGTCAGCGGCCCGATTACGATTGCAACATTTGCAGGGGAAAGTGCCCGCATGGGCTTAAATGCTTTTCTTGAGTATCTTTGTGTAATTAGTATTAGTTTGGGGGTTTTAAACCTGCTACCCTTGCCGGTGCTGGATGGCGGGCATTTGATGTATCATACGGTAGAATTTTTGACAGGGCGGCGTCTGCCGCTTGGGGCTGAAGCATTGGGTCAGCGCATTGGTATTGTGTTGTTGTTAGGCTTGATGTCTCTTGCGCTTTACAACGACATCCATCGGCTTTTTCCTGGTTAA
- the fabZ gene encoding 3-hydroxyacyl-ACP dehydratase FabZ → MSQTMDVLEITKCLPHRYPFLLIDRVLEIEPGVSIKAIKNVTINEPFFQGHFPTYPVMPGVLIMEALAQAAGVLSYKSLEVAPSEDSLYFFAGIDNARFKRQVVPGDQLTLCVQITANKRGIWKYKAQAFVGTELAAEADLMCAQREVQR, encoded by the coding sequence ATGAGTCAGACCATGGATGTTTTAGAAATTACCAAATGCTTGCCACATCGCTATCCTTTTTTATTAATTGATCGCGTTTTAGAAATTGAACCTGGCGTTTCAATTAAAGCCATTAAAAATGTCACCATTAATGAGCCTTTTTTTCAAGGCCATTTTCCGACATATCCGGTCATGCCGGGTGTGTTGATTATGGAAGCCCTTGCCCAAGCCGCTGGTGTATTGTCGTATAAAAGCTTGGAAGTTGCGCCTTCAGAAGATTCTTTATATTTCTTTGCAGGTATTGATAATGCGCGGTTTAAACGCCAGGTTGTACCGGGCGACCAGCTGACTTTATGCGTGCAGATCACAGCCAATAAGCGTGGAATCTGGAAATACAAAGCACAGGCTTTTGTCGGTACAGAATTAGCTGCCGAAGCTGATTTAATGTGTGCGCAACGCGAAGTTCAACGCTAA
- the motB gene encoding flagellar motor protein MotB, translating into MSDDSQRPIVVKRIKKGGHGHHGGAWKIAYADFVTAMMAFFLLMWLLGSVSKGTMKGITSYFANPLKVSMSGGDGAGDATSLIKGGGNDLTKQAGQVKNGDVVSVAAKDKKRLSELKQKFEALMDNKIKENSKLAQFKNQLKLDMVAEGLRIQIVDEQNRPMFKSGSSDLESFSRDMLREIAEFLNEVPNAVSLSGHTDSSRFAGGDEGYSNWELSADRANASRRELVAGGLSDKKILRVNGFGDVIPLDTGNIYNPVNRRISIVVLNHEAEDNIRQQAGKSQEEVTPEAAVKKTDK; encoded by the coding sequence ATGAGCGATGATTCACAACGCCCCATCGTTGTAAAACGGATTAAAAAAGGTGGTCACGGGCATCATGGTGGGGCATGGAAAATTGCCTATGCCGATTTCGTTACTGCGATGATGGCTTTCTTCTTGCTGATGTGGTTGCTGGGGTCTGTATCAAAAGGAACCATGAAAGGGATTACCAGCTACTTTGCTAATCCGCTTAAGGTGTCTATGTCCGGCGGGGATGGCGCAGGGGATGCGACATCCTTAATTAAGGGCGGCGGAAATGATTTAACCAAACAGGCGGGGCAGGTTAAAAATGGTGATGTTGTTTCTGTTGCTGCCAAAGATAAAAAACGTCTTTCAGAGCTGAAACAAAAATTTGAAGCTTTGATGGATAATAAAATCAAAGAAAACTCTAAATTAGCGCAATTTAAAAATCAGCTTAAATTAGATATGGTCGCGGAAGGTTTAAGAATTCAGATTGTGGATGAGCAAAATCGGCCCATGTTTAAATCGGGTAGCTCAGATCTTGAATCTTTCAGCCGGGATATGCTACGTGAAATTGCTGAATTTTTAAATGAAGTCCCTAATGCGGTTTCACTATCCGGCCATACCGATTCATCCCGTTTTGCGGGGGGCGATGAGGGTTACAGCAATTGGGAGCTGTCAGCGGATCGTGCTAATGCATCCCGTCGTGAGCTGGTTGCAGGTGGCTTATCCGATAAAAAAATATTACGCGTTAATGGCTTTGGCGATGTTATCCCTCTGGATACAGGCAATATTTATAACCCGGTAAACCGTCGGATTAGCATCGTCGTGTTGAATCATGAGGCCGAAGACAATATTCGCCAGCAGGCAGGGAAAAGCCAGGAAGAGGTAACGCCTGAAGCCGCTGTAAAAAAGACGGATAAATGA
- the rnhB gene encoding ribonuclease HII, with the protein MSLICGVDEAGRGPLAGAVFAAAVILPARYDLPGLNDSKKLTARRRDVLFDLIKSCAVSWSVASASIEEIDELNILHATMLAMQRAVAGLDVQPAEALIDGNRVPKGLIVPARAIVGGDALEGCISAASILAKVSRDREVDGFDALYPGYGFTQHKGYPTAQHLEALKRLGPCPVHRKSFGPVIRANAQASLW; encoded by the coding sequence GTGAGTTTAATTTGTGGTGTTGACGAGGCAGGCAGAGGCCCTTTGGCCGGGGCGGTGTTTGCTGCTGCAGTTATTTTGCCTGCCCGCTATGATTTACCTGGTTTAAATGATTCAAAAAAATTAACGGCCCGCCGCCGTGATGTTTTATTTGATTTAATTAAATCCTGCGCGGTATCCTGGTCGGTTGCCTCGGCTTCTATTGAGGAAATTGACGAGCTGAATATCCTGCATGCCACGATGCTGGCCATGCAGCGTGCTGTTGCAGGGCTTGATGTGCAGCCTGCCGAAGCTTTAATTGATGGTAATCGGGTTCCAAAAGGTTTAATCGTTCCTGCAAGGGCGATTGTGGGCGGCGATGCACTTGAAGGCTGCATTTCTGCCGCATCCATTCTGGCTAAGGTCAGCCGTGATCGTGAAGTTGACGGTTTTGATGCGCTTTATCCTGGCTATGGTTTTACACAGCATAAGGGCTATCCAACAGCACAACATTTGGAAGCATTAAAGCGCCTAGGCCCTTGTCCTGTGCACAGAAAAAGTTTTGGCCCTGTCATAAGAGCAAATGCGCAGGCGTCTCTCTGGTAA
- the bamA gene encoding outer membrane protein assembly factor BamA, producing MLLAAALSSVAFPTWAVEPFVIRDIRVEGLQRTDAGTIFNYLPVKVGDRFDDDRAQEAIKALFATGFFNDVRVESNGQVLIVTVDERPTIAQINVNGSKMLEKDQIKSALKSQSFAEGRIFDQSVLDAAVQEIKQQYYSRGRYSVVVKSEVTKLERNRVGVQLDISEGEVARIQQINIIGNKAFSEDDLLDMLSQTTGGWLTWYTKADQYSKQKLSADLEKLRSWYMDRGYIEFNVESTQVAISEDREGIFLTLNISEGKQFEVSDVKLLGDTIIDPAILKKLITLNTGEVFSRESLNRSTAAITEALGEVGYAFANVNAVPEIDQKNNKVAFTLYVDPGKKTYVRRINVNGNSQTRDVVIRRELRQLESAAYDGAKIKRSKQRLDQLDYFGEIVVDTPLVPDTADQVDMNVTVTEKKSGNFNIGAGYGQSEGVVLVLSLSQNNFLGSGKQFAVEVNSSSSNKVYSLGVTNPYATPDGVSVGWNIYRRDTDPSRVDLGQYTTSSYGFNSNFSLPLTETNRIGFGLGYESLAIQADASAPQHVLDFVNTQGSRNKTFPVSVNWGRDTRNSGSYPTSGWLLSLNGEVTAPFSDIDYYKLSTRSQYFIPFGKEMSLMWNVEGGYGHAYGDNIYPFYKNFYAGGVGSIRGFRSGSVGPVDSRGDGMGGDKRLINNFEFFFPIPGLKNDRSTRLSVFADSGAVWGAGDKPSFSELRYSAGVAFTWVSPVGPIKLSWAAPFNAQPNDRVERGLQFQLGQVF from the coding sequence TTGTTGTTAGCAGCTGCCCTGAGCAGTGTTGCTTTTCCTACTTGGGCGGTTGAGCCATTTGTGATCCGCGATATTCGTGTTGAGGGGCTGCAACGTACCGATGCCGGAACGATTTTTAATTATTTGCCGGTAAAAGTGGGTGATCGCTTTGATGATGATCGCGCACAAGAGGCGATCAAGGCCTTGTTTGCCACTGGTTTTTTCAATGATGTACGGGTTGAATCCAATGGGCAGGTATTGATTGTTACGGTGGATGAGCGTCCTACCATTGCGCAAATCAATGTTAACGGCTCTAAAATGCTGGAAAAGGATCAAATTAAAAGCGCCCTGAAAAGCCAGAGTTTTGCTGAAGGGCGTATTTTTGATCAAAGCGTGCTGGATGCTGCCGTTCAGGAAATCAAACAGCAATATTATTCACGCGGCCGTTACTCTGTTGTGGTGAAATCGGAAGTCACTAAATTAGAGCGCAACCGTGTTGGCGTTCAATTGGATATTTCTGAGGGTGAAGTGGCCCGTATTCAGCAAATTAATATCATTGGCAACAAAGCGTTTTCCGAAGATGATTTGCTTGATATGTTGAGTCAAACCACAGGTGGCTGGCTCACTTGGTATACCAAAGCAGACCAATATTCCAAGCAAAAACTATCTGCCGATCTAGAAAAGCTGCGTTCTTGGTATATGGATCGTGGCTATATCGAATTTAATGTTGAGTCCACTCAGGTTGCTATTTCTGAAGATCGAGAAGGTATTTTCCTTACCTTGAATATCTCAGAAGGCAAGCAATTTGAAGTGAGCGATGTAAAATTGTTGGGCGACACCATTATTGACCCTGCTATTTTAAAGAAGCTGATTACTTTAAATACGGGCGAAGTGTTTTCGCGTGAAAGTCTGAACCGGTCAACTGCCGCAATTACAGAAGCTTTGGGCGAAGTGGGCTATGCCTTTGCCAATGTAAATGCTGTACCAGAAATCGATCAGAAAAATAATAAAGTGGCATTTACTCTTTATGTTGATCCAGGTAAAAAAACTTATGTAAGACGGATTAATGTAAACGGTAATTCCCAAACCCGCGATGTGGTTATTCGCCGTGAATTACGCCAGTTAGAATCAGCTGCCTATGATGGCGCTAAAATCAAACGCTCTAAGCAGCGGCTGGATCAGCTGGATTATTTCGGTGAAATTGTCGTTGATACGCCGTTGGTGCCTGATACTGCCGATCAGGTAGATATGAATGTCACCGTGACTGAAAAGAAATCAGGTAACTTTAATATTGGTGCCGGTTATGGGCAAAGTGAAGGCGTTGTTTTAGTCTTATCTCTTTCTCAGAATAACTTTTTGGGTAGTGGTAAGCAATTTGCGGTTGAAGTCAATTCAAGCTCATCTAATAAAGTGTATTCCCTTGGCGTAACCAATCCTTATGCAACACCCGATGGTGTTTCTGTGGGTTGGAATATCTATCGCCGCGATACAGATCCTTCTCGCGTAGATTTGGGTCAATATACAACATCGTCCTATGGTTTTAATTCGAATTTCAGCCTGCCTTTAACTGAAACAAATCGGATTGGTTTTGGTTTGGGTTATGAAAGCTTGGCCATTCAGGCCGATGCTTCTGCGCCTCAGCATGTATTAGATTTTGTAAATACCCAAGGCTCCAGAAATAAAACATTCCCTGTTTCTGTAAACTGGGGACGTGATACGCGTAATAGTGGCTCCTACCCTACATCAGGCTGGTTACTTAGCCTGAATGGTGAAGTGACTGCACCTTTCTCAGATATTGATTACTACAAGCTATCAACCCGAAGCCAGTACTTTATTCCATTTGGTAAAGAAATGAGTCTGATGTGGAATGTGGAAGGCGGTTATGGCCATGCTTATGGCGATAATATTTATCCTTTCTATAAAAACTTCTATGCCGGTGGTGTGGGCTCAATCCGTGGTTTTAGGTCTGGATCGGTTGGGCCTGTGGATAGCCGTGGTGATGGTATGGGGGGGGATAAACGACTGATCAATAACTTTGAGTTCTTCTTCCCGATTCCAGGTTTGAAAAATGACCGTTCTACACGTTTAAGTGTATTTGCTGATTCCGGCGCGGTTTGGGGTGCAGGTGATAAGCCAAGTTTTAGCGAACTTCGCTATTCTGCAGGGGTGGCATTTACCTGGGTTTCACCAGTAGGGCCAATTAAATTAAGCTGGGCAGCGCCATTTAATGCTCAGCCAAATGATCGTGTTGAACGCGGACTCCAGTTTCAGTTGGGTCAAGTATTCTGA
- the lpxD gene encoding UDP-3-O-(3-hydroxymyristoyl)glucosamine N-acyltransferase: MLLSFRLSGLVELLGGERHGDDVLITGVSSLEKAGEGELAFLANPRLRAQLQTSHAAAFIVRPTESASLKHPHIVTRDPQLYFAQVAQLLHPRPVAVAGIHPRAIVDPLAKVAASAQIGPGVVIEAGAVVGERTIVKANAYLGERVEIGDDCLIHPNTSVHSGAFIGDRVILHSNAVIAGDGFGNAWATDHWEKIPQLGRVLIGNDVEIGSCTTVDRGALNDTIIGNGARIDNLIQVAHNVEIGEHTAMAACVGIAGSTKIGARCQIGGAVMISGHLEICDGVTVMGGTLVAKTIREAGVYSGSYPMQTYDDWRHNAAHLRHLDELAKRIKQLEKEIAVLTLPTE; this comes from the coding sequence ATGTTGCTTTCCTTTAGATTGTCGGGACTTGTTGAATTACTCGGTGGTGAGCGTCATGGCGATGATGTGCTGATCACCGGCGTTTCTTCTTTAGAAAAAGCAGGGGAGGGCGAGCTGGCTTTTTTGGCAAACCCCCGCTTACGTGCGCAATTGCAAACCAGTCATGCTGCGGCCTTTATTGTTCGCCCTACTGAAAGTGCCAGCTTAAAACATCCGCATATCGTAACGCGTGATCCACAACTGTATTTTGCGCAAGTGGCGCAGCTGCTGCACCCTCGTCCGGTGGCTGTGGCGGGTATTCATCCCCGGGCCATCGTTGACCCGCTTGCTAAAGTAGCAGCCAGTGCTCAAATTGGCCCCGGTGTTGTGATTGAGGCAGGGGCGGTAGTGGGTGAGCGCACGATCGTGAAAGCCAATGCATATCTTGGTGAGCGTGTCGAGATTGGTGATGATTGCCTTATTCACCCCAATACCAGTGTGCACAGCGGTGCATTTATCGGTGACCGGGTGATTTTGCACAGCAATGCGGTGATTGCAGGCGATGGCTTTGGCAATGCATGGGCTACAGATCATTGGGAGAAGATCCCTCAGCTTGGCCGGGTTCTCATTGGCAATGATGTTGAAATTGGTTCTTGCACCACGGTAGACCGGGGTGCTTTAAATGACACTATTATTGGTAACGGCGCAAGGATCGATAACCTAATTCAAGTGGCCCATAACGTGGAAATTGGTGAGCATACGGCCATGGCTGCCTGTGTGGGAATCGCTGGCTCTACAAAAATTGGTGCGCGCTGTCAGATTGGTGGCGCGGTCATGATTTCTGGCCACCTGGAAATCTGTGACGGTGTGACCGTCATGGGTGGCACACTGGTGGCGAAAACGATTCGTGAAGCAGGCGTGTATTCAGGCTCTTACCCGATGCAAACCTATGATGACTGGCGGCATAATGCCGCTCACTTGCGTCACCTGGATGAATTGGCCAAGCGCATCAAGCAACTTGAAAAAGAGATTGCTGTATTGACGTTGCCTACTGAATAG
- the lpxB gene encoding lipid-A-disaccharide synthase, whose translation MQRILNTQGRLRIAVVAGESSGDLLGSQLILALKKRLPHADFFGIAGPKMQAAGCTSVVPMEKLAVRGYLEVIRHLPELLRIRRQLKRQLLADKPDLFIGIDAPDFNFGLEKALKQAGVPTIHYVGPSVWAWRSERLKKIGQCVSHMLLLFPFEEKIYREANIPASYVGHPLAEIFPEVPDQLAVREVLEIPQLKAVFTLLPGSRQSEVEMLAALFVETAKKLLERYPNALFLVPFVTRETRLLFEQEIWKQGAQELPFRLMFGHAHEAMQAADVILLASGTATLEAMMSRQPMVVTYRLSSLTYRMVKRKLRLPYVSLPNVLAGKFVVPELLQDDATSDNLLQAISNLYDDKRLATALSQRFADLHLSLRCGAADRAADAVCSVLGVKA comes from the coding sequence ATGCAGCGCATATTAAATACTCAAGGCCGCCTGCGTATTGCGGTGGTGGCCGGTGAATCTTCGGGCGATTTATTGGGGAGCCAGCTGATTCTGGCCCTAAAAAAACGCCTGCCCCATGCTGATTTTTTCGGCATTGCCGGCCCTAAAATGCAGGCCGCAGGCTGCACCTCTGTTGTGCCTATGGAAAAACTGGCTGTGCGTGGTTATCTGGAAGTGATTCGTCACTTACCGGAATTACTGCGTATCCGCCGTCAGCTAAAAAGGCAATTGCTGGCAGATAAGCCTGATTTATTTATTGGTATTGACGCGCCTGATTTTAATTTCGGATTAGAAAAGGCACTTAAACAAGCGGGTGTACCAACAATTCATTATGTTGGTCCTTCGGTCTGGGCTTGGCGTTCGGAGCGGCTTAAAAAAATTGGCCAGTGCGTATCGCATATGCTGCTGTTGTTTCCTTTTGAAGAAAAAATATATAGGGAAGCAAATATTCCTGCCAGCTACGTTGGCCACCCTTTAGCAGAGATTTTCCCTGAAGTGCCAGATCAGCTCGCTGTGCGTGAAGTGCTCGAAATTCCGCAGCTAAAAGCTGTGTTTACCCTGCTGCCGGGCAGTCGCCAAAGCGAAGTTGAAATGCTGGCGGCTTTGTTTGTTGAAACCGCCAAAAAACTGTTGGAGCGATATCCAAACGCTTTGTTTCTGGTGCCCTTTGTAACGCGTGAAACACGCTTATTGTTTGAGCAGGAAATTTGGAAGCAGGGCGCTCAGGAGTTACCGTTTCGCCTGATGTTTGGGCATGCGCATGAAGCAATGCAGGCTGCTGATGTGATTTTGCTGGCGTCAGGTACGGCAACCTTAGAAGCAATGATGTCGCGCCAGCCCATGGTGGTGACTTACCGCTTGTCTTCGCTAACTTACCGTATGGTGAAAAGAAAGCTCAGGCTTCCTTATGTCAGCCTGCCCAATGTTTTGGCTGGCAAATTTGTGGTGCCTGAGCTTTTGCAGGACGATGCAACCTCGGATAATTTGCTTCAGGCCATCAGCAATTTATACGATGATAAACGTCTTGCCACTGCGCTGAGCCAACGCTTTGCGGATCTGCACCTTAGCCTGCGCTGCGGTGCAGCAGATCGCGCTGCAGATGCGGTGTGCTCGGTATTGGGGGTAAAGGCGTGA
- the lpxA gene encoding acyl-ACP--UDP-N-acetylglucosamine O-acyltransferase: MSKIHASAIIHDGAELASDVEIGPFCVIGEHVSIGAGTRLEAHVVVDGHTQIGKNNRIYSFSSIGCAPQDKKYAGEPTRLVIGDGNTIFQNVTISTGTAQDDGVTMIGDDNWIMAYVHIAHDCKIGSHTIFANNTTLAGHVHIGDWVILGGFTTVHQFCKIAPHAMTAFTAAVAQDVPPFVMAAGNRAVPNGINSEGLKRRGFSSEQITHIKRAYKMLYRQGLPFAEAKAAIETQVTEQPELQAFLDFFAQSTRGIIR, translated from the coding sequence ATGTCGAAAATCCACGCTTCAGCCATTATTCATGACGGAGCCGAGCTTGCCTCTGACGTAGAGATCGGCCCCTTTTGTGTGATCGGTGAGCATGTCAGTATCGGCGCAGGTACGCGTCTTGAGGCCCATGTGGTCGTTGACGGGCATACGCAAATTGGCAAAAACAACCGTATTTATTCTTTCTCCAGTATAGGCTGTGCACCTCAGGATAAAAAATATGCGGGCGAACCAACACGCCTTGTGATTGGCGATGGCAATACTATTTTCCAGAATGTCACGATTTCTACTGGCACGGCGCAGGACGATGGCGTCACCATGATCGGGGACGACAACTGGATTATGGCCTATGTGCATATTGCCCATGATTGCAAAATTGGCAGCCATACTATTTTCGCCAATAACACCACGCTCGCAGGCCATGTACATATTGGTGACTGGGTGATTTTGGGTGGCTTTACCACCGTACACCAGTTCTGCAAAATTGCCCCGCATGCCATGACTGCGTTTACCGCTGCGGTCGCTCAGGATGTGCCGCCTTTTGTTATGGCTGCGGGTAATCGGGCCGTGCCAAACGGAATTAACAGCGAAGGCTTAAAACGCCGGGGTTTCAGTAGCGAGCAAATTACCCATATTAAGCGCGCATATAAAATGCTTTACCGTCAGGGCTTGCCTTTTGCAGAGGCTAAAGCGGCTATAGAAACACAAGTCACTGAACAGCCAGAGCTTCAGGCCTTTCTTGATTTCTTTGCACAATCCACGCGTGGGATTATCCGCTGA